AATGAAAAGCAACcatggagaaaaaataaaagagagaacTTTTCTCCATTGTGCATGAACATATGTGAAATAAAACACCTGTTAGTTAATTAGGAGTAcaaattgtatttttatttacctGGGATTTGTACATATTTACTAATAATTCCCCCCAGTGTCTCCAAAGTAATATTAAATTTAATTGGTGCATCCTGTCCCGTGTAACCCTGTTACCTCTGCAAggcaggcactgccagctgtgCACCCTGGCTGCTGGATCCCATTATAATGCCCATTAAATAACTTGTATCCCTGGAATCTGTTACAGATGGCAATTCGAGATATTGAAGCAATTCTAGGAGTTACAGCAGAAAACAAACTGAGATTGGAAGAAGAGCAACCTTGGGAAGCAGATGCTCTGAAAGAATAGTTAACAGAAAATGTTCAAGTGCCTCATTCCTTATGCTTCTGGAAATGCTTCCTCATCTGTAAGAACaggtttgcttttccttctgagctGTGTGTGAAGTGACATTAACTGAGACAGAAAATCTCTGTGGTTCCTGCCTGTGCCATTGGGAACATGCCACCTTTCTTGTTGGAAAGGATCATCCTAATGCTCCTCATGTCCCTGTTGTCATTCCTGGAGTTCAGCATGTGGGTTAAAAATCTTATTAATGGGGTAGTGCTGCCTTTGTCACTGACTCTGAGCAGGAGCAGATCCACTGAAAGCAGCTCTGAGAGCCCAAATTCCCCTTCCAACAGGCTGAAATAGCACTGAAAGGAAAGGAGTCCAGGGTTAGACCTGCTGAGAGTCCAGAGGCCACCAGGGtgagcagaggatggagcagctctgctgggagggaaggggttggactcgatggtcttggaggtctcttccagcccagccattctggaaaggctgggagagctgggattgttcacctggacaggagaagctttggggtgagCTCGTTCTGGTCCTGAAGGGGCCACAGGAAGGATGGAGAGAGACCACTCAGAAGGAACTGGGctgccaggacaagggggaatggcttcaaactggaGGAGATTGGGGTCGGCTGAGATATCAGGaaggaatccttccctgtgaggggggcaggccctggcacaggtgcccagagcagctggggctgccctggatccctggcagtgtccaagccaggctggacagggctgggagcagcctgggatggtggaaggtgtccctgccacggcaggggtgggatgggatgagcttaaaggtcccttccaacccaaactatccCGTGGTTCTTTTGCCTATAAATGCTTTAATTTAAACCCCACTTCATCAGCAATCCCAGCAACCCACGTTCCTCTGCAGAGCCATCTCTATTGTTAGGCTGCTTTTTCTATTCTCTAAAGACTCTTGCAGCAGTTCTTTCATGGTCATTTTCAAATTATCAAAAAGAACAGTTATGGCACTACTTCATCAATAGAATTCTCCTTGCACTGTGATTCCCAGAATTCCATGACTTTTGCAGGTCTGTCCATCTGTATTCTGGACAATGGTGACCCTTTTGGTCACAACTGCTGTGCACTGCTGGTAAAGGACCACATTATATTTGTAAAATTATCTTTATCCATAAAATCTTTAATATCCCAACAGACAACACATTTTACTATGGAAGAGCAGATCTCACTACATGGGAACTGTTATCCTAGGAATGGCAAGTATCCTTGGCATTACCTCCCAAAAAGCTCAGGCAAAACCAGTTTTAACACAAATACTAAACAAGACCAAGCAGTTGCACGAGATCAGCACCCAGTTTTTCTGACAGCAAATCTTTGATCCCTCAGCATGAGACATTATTTTCTGTGGAGTTTTTTCCCCTTCTATTTTGATCACAGAATGAATTCATTGCAGACAAAAACATTTGCATAAATGCTGGTTACTGCTTCAAATAAAAATCCACAggagtatttttaatttctgattttattgGTGTTTCACATCAATGTGGTGTTGGGTTTGGATAGCCCAGAGACTTTGCCAAGGTGGAATTTAGCTGCACTTGAGCTGGTTACCAAAGGGTTAAGGAAAAGGAAGCCTTGATCCAAGCCAGAACAACATAAGGTCTGAGAGGCTCATTAGTTCACTGGCACTTGATAGACTGCAGTGTCCTAGGAGGAAATGAAACCTGCACTTCCTTCTGCCTTTGTTCTGCCCTGACAAAAGAAAACTGTACCTGTTTTTGCTGGAAACAACTGACCTGAAAGTTCCCGTGGTGAGAGAGATTTCTCAGCGTGTGCAAAGTGTGAAATGTATTttgagaggggggaaaaaaaagtttttaattaCTACTAACACTTCTGAGCCTTGAGCTGATGGAAGGATTGGAAACTGCTTTGCAGTCTCTCACATTCAGCTCCCATGCTGCTGGTGCcaaaaatgtggggttttttagcaATGCTGcagatttaaaatgaaattacaatATTGTTAAAAAGTCAGGAATATAATTCTGTTCACACTACTggattatttattattatgaaAGAGTAACAGAGTTATTGAACTGTAGATTGAATTTCAGAACATGAGCTGGAtgggaagaaaaacagaacaagtGTGAAGCAAAAGACTAAAGGTGGCCCAAGTGTGGCTTCTCATCAGAAACTGCCCCAAAAAATGCCAGATTTGGGCAAAAACGAGCTGGCCCCTCAGCTGCAGGGAGTGGAGGAATGCTCACAGAAGCAGGTGAGGGCCAGCAGGTTTGGCAGCAACTGCAGAGGATGCAGACAATTAAAAGAAAGGATTTGTGCTCCCCAGGAGTCAGAGCTGGAAATGGAGATGTTTGTTTAACTGGCAGCActtggtgcattttgtttcagcCAGAATTTAGTGTAGCAAAGAGCAGGTCATTCTCCTGAAAGAGCTACCTGCAGTTGATGATGCTGGAAACTGGGTCTCCTGTTTTAGGTAGTTGGGTTTAAAGCCCTggataaaagaaataaaaagcttttAGCCCACATTTCCACATTTAGAATGACATCTCTTGAGCACAGAGCAAAAAAAAGCAGTTTATCAACACAACCACTTCCAGATgtcttctgaaatgaaatgttcACCCTCCCTCTTTCCTGGAAGATCCCCAGTACCTCAAGATCAGGAGAATTCACCACCTTCCCTCTAGGTTAAGGTAACAAATCCCTGGATTTTTAAGGTTATCCTTAAAAATTcatataaaatccatttaaCAGGATACTGTATCTCAGAGGCACCCCCTGTTACACTGTGGAGATCCTCTGCATTTCGTTTTAGATTCCAGATTTGTTATATTGATGAAGAACAAAAGATTAAGAACTACAATCATTGACAACCTTCATTAATGTAATTAATGAAACACAACAGCATTGTATCACTTTTAAGGTTCAATACTTTATTTCAACTCTTCAGCACAGTACCAGATTCCAACTTCTCTACCCTCAGCCACTGTTACCACTACTAAAGAATGATATTAAAGCTAAACTATATGCTCTATTAATTACAGGGAGGTGAACTTGAAGGGGAAATTTGTTGCTGGTGATGATTAATAATTACTTGTTGTACACACATGTAGTACAGTAAATAACCAGGGCACATTGTTGGGTAGTAATTGATTAATTAGCATGTTCATACTGGATAGCTCCGTGGTCTAAGATTGCTGAGTTTGAGATATTGCTGGCAattattgaaagaaaaaaaatctgtttccatTTCTCAGTTTCCTGgactttttcccccctctcaaATAGAATGTTAGATGGTTCTTAGCTTTTACTTAGAAAAATGGAATATAGGCTGtgattttaaagtatttctttGAAGGTTTTTAGGGAGGTCTGGCAGGTAAGCCCGGTGCAGCTGGACACGCTCCTGAGCACAGGCGAGCccggctggggctgcaggcGCTCCCTCAGCGTGTCGGTGTCAACAAAACCTTTCTAAAAACTCATTGTCCATTTCGTGGTGATGCTGCCTCTCCTCCTCGCTCCGTGCAGGGCTCAGGGTGCTCCATGCCCCAGCatgggcagctccagcacagcctcggTGTGTCTGCCACGGAATGCCAGGatccctgaggctggaaaagccctccaaggtcACCGAGTCCAGCCTGTGACcgatcccagcccagagccctcagtgccacctccaggaattcctgggacactccagggatgggcactccagacctccctgggcagccctttccaaggcctgagccctttccatggggaaattcctcctcCTGTGCAGCCTGGTGCAGCTCGGGACGATGTCCTCCTCCTGTCCCCGTTCCCAGCCCGAGCCCCctgctgtcaggagctgtgcagagccacagggtCCCCCTGagctcctttgctccaggctgagcccttcccagctcccccagcctctcctggggctccagccccttcccagctccgttccctgccctggacacgctccagcccctcagcgAACCCCCcgaactgaggggcccagaccGGGGGCGATTCCCGCTCCACTCCCGGGCCGCCGTCCCTCTCTGCTCCCGAGGCAAGTCCTGCTTCATTCCCGGGCAACTCCTGCTCCGTTCCCGGGGCTATTCCCGGGCAATTCCCGAGGccattccctgtcccttccCGCTCCGTCCCGGCTCGGTTCCCGCCCCCGGGCGGCGCAGGCGCGCGGCGGGCGCAGGCGCGGAGCCCCGCGGGATGCGGGCGCTGCTGCGGCGGCTGCACGGCGCGGCCGTGGCGCTGCTGCTGTGGCGGGGcccggccccgggcccggcccggcccgccgcctCCGAGGTGCTGAGCCAGCACCTGCGGCAGCGCCGCCTGCCCTACTGGACCTCGTTCTGCGTCAAGTACAGCGCGGTGCACAACGACCAGTTCGGCCTCTCGCACTTCAACTGGCCCGTGGACGGCGCCAACTACCTGGTGCTGCGCACCGGCTGCTTCCCCTTCATCAAGTACCACTGCTCCCGCGCCGCGCCGCAGGACCTGGCGCTGCAGGACGCCTTCTTCACCGCCCTCAAGGTGCTCAACGCCGGTGAGTGCGGCCCCTGAGGGGGCCGGGACGGCGGCTCGGGCCGGGCAGCTCCGCTCCGAGCCCTCTCcgtctccttctccttccttctctctctgtctttcCTCCTCACTTTGTCCTCTCTTTCCCCTGTCCCTCACTTTCTCCTGTCTTTCCCATGTCCCTCACTTTCTCCTGTCTTTCCCCTGTCCCTCACGttctcttctctttcccctgtCCCTCACTTTCTCCTGTATTTTCCCTGTCCCTCACTTTCTCCTGTCTTTCCCATGTCCctcattttctcctctctttcccctGTCCCTCACTTTCTCCTGTATTTTCCCTGTCCGTCACTTTCTCCTGTCTTTCCCGTCCCTCACGTTCTCCTGTCTTCCCCCGTCCCTCACGTTCTCCTCTTTCCCCTGTTAATCACCTTCTCTCTTTGCCCTGTCCCACACCTTCTCCTGTCTTTCCCCTGTCCCTCACGTTCTCCTCCTTCCCGTCCCTCACGttctcctctctttcccctGTCCCACGCCTTCTCTCTTTCCCGTGTCAATcaccttctctctttcccctgtccctcactttctcctctctttcccccgttctcctctttctctcaggtcccctcttttcctcctttcccttctcccccGTCTCTCTCCCCCTCGCCCTTTCTCCTTACTCCTCTCCTCGCTCTCCCCTTCTCTGCTGTCCCTCTCGGTCCCAGGAGTTCCCGAGCCGTAGCTCGGCCCTGCCGGGGGCTTTGCCGGGTTCGTGTTGCTGTGACCCCCGTGGCAGCCACAGATCGCACTGTTGGTATTTAATCCGCTCAGCCTTTTGGCAGGGAGCGTTTTCCAGCTGGAAATCCGCCTGCCGGGGAGGACCTTCTGTCCTCTGAGCAATTCTGAAGCGAAACTCTTTCAGAAAATAACCTTCTTTTCTGGTGCACGAATAGTCAGGCTGCTTGGATCCTAAGGTGCTGCTGGAATAGAAATTATTGTAATAAAAAAGCTTTATCAGCACCCTATTAATATAAAAGTAGATGCAGTTAAGTTTTGAGTATATTATTCCAGAACTTTGGCTGCAGATTCAATGCTTATTTGAATGCCAGCATGGACAGTGTCAGTGCCATAACATTTCATGCattctttattttcat
This DNA window, taken from Passer domesticus isolate bPasDom1 chromosome 14, bPasDom1.hap1, whole genome shotgun sequence, encodes the following:
- the C14H15orf61 gene encoding uncharacterized protein C15orf61 homolog, which codes for MRALLRRLHGAAVALLLWRGPAPGPARPAASEVLSQHLRQRRLPYWTSFCVKYSAVHNDQFGLSHFNWPVDGANYLVLRTGCFPFIKYHCSRAAPQDLALQDAFFTALKVLNAGIPTLLYGIGSWFFARVTETVHTSHGPVTIYFLNKEDEGAMY